CCTCAGTCGACGCATCTCCTCCTTAAAGTCTTCATGTTCATCCCTGCGCAGAGAGGAAAGGGTTAAACCAACCACAGCACAAACCCATTCAACAGCTGAGCTCACAGAAAACAGCTTGAACTAACcccctttttaaatgtttttttttaatttttttaaacaacattttctGGTACCTGATCCAATGAGCACTCTATACTTGCCTAAGGCTAAACATCCCAACACAGCAATATAATGAAGTAAAGTTCCGCTGCCCCTTAATGGCAGAATCAAAATGGCGGGTACCTGAAGAGGCCCATGAAGCGCAGTCTCTGGGTCAGGGAGTAGTAGACCTTGTGCTGCGGGTACCAGTCGTACACCTCCTTCCTTTTGGCCAGGGGCGGCTCCTCAAACAGCTGCACCACCTTCATGGACCGGGCGTCCGTGGGCCTCACCACCTCCCCAAATATCCGGGAACTAAGCCGAGCCATTCGCATGGCGTAACTGGACAGGGACGCCATCGCCGCACCACGCAGAGTGGAACGAGTCTCCATTGTCAAAATGAGAAATAGCGTTATTCATTCtggaatttgttttatttggttttttttttttaagaagaaaaaatgcaaagctACAGTTCGTGATTCTTTCCCAAATTTCCACTTCCCAGCTTAAGATTTAACAGCTTTTGGGGTCCAAGGACCAGGATTATATTAATAAGGACATCCCTATTCCCTACTCTATTTGgaatctttatttgttttgattgttgtctatataataataataatatacaaaataattatttgtattattattacttatttattagtAGGAAACAAAACGTACAAACAGCTtcataatgaaacaaaacattggCCAGTATTTAACAGATCATCACACCTAATCAATCAAGACATCAGGTAGTCTAGTAGGTATCTACAAAATAAGCGAGCATTGACAGGGCTGGAAACAGAATTGAAACAGTGGCTAACGGCTAGTTAATGAGCAATATCGCACACTTCAAAACGAGTTCCAATAATCTTACACGTGAAAAGGTGACTAAACGCACATCCAGTAACTTACCTTTCAAAACCAgctaatttttatttcttcgaAATGTATATTACAGTAAAAGCAACATCCAGCTACAATAATGGATAATTCATTTTGACAGAGGAAAATACACTGCACCAGTGCTTGCAAGCGTGACCTTCCGGAGAGCACGCAATGGTCCTTCGCTGAGTACCTTCCGTACACCAGCATTTTCTTTTAAGTTTAGTTCCGTACATCTCAGTTTCGACCCACATGAAGAACTGAAGGTAATTTTCAAACATGATATTGTCAGTATTAgtgtaatttttaaatacacCCTCTACATTTCTCATAATAATCGTATTCCAACAAGTAATATGAAATTACAATATCTAAATCTAATTCAAATGTATCACACACAACAGATAACTATATTTATCTATAAAGATAAGCCAGATGATATATATTACGTCTTTGTTATGTTTTACATAGTGTGGTAAGTCATATCCTGTTAGCCAATAATTGCATGTGCTTCTATGCTGAATATTAGCGAGGATATGAATCCCAAAACAGCTGTCTGGGATTACACAGTTGTACTGAGCAATTCTCAGCACCAGGGGACGCTTAAGAgtttcacaaaataataatttgagaaaaaggttttttcatCTAAAGATGATATATATAGGCTAAAATTAAAACTTAAGAGATAAGCCATGTagcaaatgtttaattttcttaTACTGGCTTTTCAATATGGCC
The Anguilla rostrata isolate EN2019 chromosome 19, ASM1855537v3, whole genome shotgun sequence genome window above contains:
- the mrps33 gene encoding 28S ribosomal protein S33, mitochondrial; amino-acid sequence: MASLSSYAMRMARLSSRIFGEVVRPTDARSMKVVQLFEEPPLAKRKEVYDWYPQHKVYYSLTQRLRFMGLFRDEHEDFKEEMRRLRKLRGKGKPKKGEGKRAAKKK